In a single window of the Pseudomonas oryzihabitans genome:
- the tesB gene encoding acyl-CoA thioesterase II translates to MSKVLDNLVDLLSLDSLAPDLYRGGSQDLGFPQLFGGQVLGQALSAASQTVPAERRVHSLHGYFLRAGSAVEAVTYQVDRIRDGGSFSTRRVTAFQGEQPIFFCSASFHIEEPGFEHQTTMPEVPAPETLQSEIAHAQRYAELIPAPLRDKLLGPRPIEMRPVVFTDPFNPEPTEPVRHVWFRATGDLPDQPALHRYLLAYASDFNLLPSSLLPHGTSFWDRSLQIASLDHAVWFHRDFRLDDWLLYAIDSPWAGGARGLCRGSIYNRAGQLVASVAQEGLIRKRG, encoded by the coding sequence ATGAGCAAGGTGCTGGACAACCTGGTCGATCTCCTGAGCCTCGACTCCCTGGCTCCCGACCTGTATCGCGGCGGCAGTCAGGACCTTGGCTTTCCCCAGCTCTTTGGTGGCCAGGTACTGGGGCAGGCCCTGTCGGCGGCCAGTCAGACCGTCCCGGCGGAGCGCCGCGTGCATTCCCTGCATGGCTATTTCCTGCGCGCCGGCTCGGCGGTGGAGGCGGTGACCTATCAGGTGGATCGCATTCGCGATGGCGGCAGCTTTTCCACGCGCCGGGTCACCGCCTTCCAGGGTGAGCAACCGATCTTCTTCTGCAGCGCCTCCTTCCATATAGAAGAGCCGGGTTTCGAGCATCAGACCACCATGCCCGAAGTGCCTGCGCCCGAGACCCTGCAATCGGAGATTGCCCATGCCCAGCGGTATGCCGAGCTGATTCCGGCGCCGCTGCGCGACAAGCTACTGGGACCACGCCCCATCGAAATGCGCCCAGTGGTCTTTACCGATCCCTTCAATCCGGAGCCCACCGAGCCGGTCCGCCACGTCTGGTTCCGCGCCACCGGCGATCTGCCGGATCAGCCGGCGCTGCACCGCTACCTGCTGGCCTATGCGTCGGACTTCAACCTGCTGCCCAGTTCGCTACTGCCCCATGGCACCAGTTTCTGGGATCGCTCGCTGCAGATCGCCAGTCTCGACCACGCGGTCTGGTTTCATCGCGATTTCCGCCTGGACGACTGGCTGCTGTACGCCATCGACAGCCCCTGGGCTGGCGGCGCGCGTGGCCTGTGCCGCGGCAGCATCTACAACCGCGCGGGCCAGCTGGTGGCCTCGGTGGCCCAGGAAGGCCTGATTCGCAAACGCGGCTGA
- a CDS encoding histidine kinase famiy protein produces MTETSTASSPAPSAPQIAELGKRLGHNDVFFAAVKKTRMPMIVTDPHQPDNPIIFANEAFLRTTGYELDEVMGRNCRFLQGPDTRPEHIAEIRNALREHRDCNVELLNYRKDGTTFWNALFISPVLDAEGTLIYYFASQLDVSRRRDAEDALRQSQKMEALGQLTGGIAHDFNNLLQVMVGYLDILRINLNRPELDRDKAKRHVDNTRDAVNRAATLTQQLLAFARKQRLTGRAVDLNKLIEAGQGRFSQALGAPFRFIFRPAHSLWNCRLDPIQLETALLNIIDNARLAMLERGTGTLTLETLNVEVNGQDLAHGGLSQGHYVCIALTDTGCGMSTDVLGRALDPFFTTRDEGQGSGLGLSMVYGFLKQSGGLVRLYSEVGIGTSVRLYFPVSEEEAREHPAPLPSLHEDGGGSETILVVDDRPDVAALAQAILEETGYQVLVAHNGQQALDILAREPSIDLLFSDLIMPGGMNGVMLAKEAQKRQPNLRILLTTGYANNALDVEEGNGERFPILNKPYGRQDLTRWIRRMLDAEQP; encoded by the coding sequence ATGACCGAAACCTCAACCGCTTCGTCTCCTGCACCCTCCGCGCCTCAGATTGCGGAGCTGGGCAAGCGTCTCGGGCACAACGACGTCTTCTTCGCGGCCGTGAAGAAGACGCGTATGCCGATGATCGTGACGGACCCGCATCAGCCGGACAATCCGATCATCTTCGCCAACGAGGCCTTCTTGCGCACCACCGGCTACGAGCTGGATGAAGTGATGGGCCGCAACTGCCGTTTCCTGCAGGGGCCTGATACCCGTCCGGAACACATCGCCGAAATCCGCAACGCCCTGCGCGAACACCGCGATTGCAATGTCGAGTTGCTGAACTACCGCAAGGATGGCACCACCTTCTGGAATGCCCTCTTCATATCGCCGGTCCTCGACGCGGAAGGCACGCTCATCTACTACTTTGCCTCGCAATTGGATGTGTCCCGCCGCCGCGATGCCGAGGACGCCTTGCGCCAGTCGCAGAAGATGGAGGCGCTGGGCCAACTCACAGGCGGTATCGCCCACGATTTCAACAACCTGCTACAGGTGATGGTTGGCTACCTGGACATCCTGCGAATCAATCTGAATCGTCCCGAATTGGACCGCGACAAGGCCAAGCGGCATGTCGACAACACCCGCGATGCGGTGAATCGAGCCGCGACCCTGACGCAGCAGTTGCTGGCCTTCGCCCGCAAGCAGCGCCTGACCGGGCGTGCGGTGGACCTGAACAAGCTCATCGAAGCCGGCCAGGGACGTTTCTCGCAGGCGTTGGGCGCCCCCTTCCGCTTCATCTTCCGTCCCGCCCACAGTCTGTGGAATTGTCGCCTCGATCCAATCCAGCTGGAAACAGCGCTGCTCAACATCATCGACAACGCCCGCCTGGCCATGCTGGAGCGTGGTACCGGCACCCTGACCCTGGAAACCCTCAATGTAGAGGTCAATGGGCAGGATCTGGCCCATGGTGGACTTTCCCAGGGACACTATGTCTGCATCGCCCTTACCGACACCGGATGTGGCATGTCCACCGATGTGCTCGGGCGTGCGCTGGATCCCTTCTTCACTACCCGTGACGAGGGCCAGGGCAGCGGCCTGGGCCTGTCCATGGTCTATGGCTTTCTCAAGCAGTCGGGCGGTCTGGTCCGACTCTATTCCGAAGTTGGGATAGGGACTTCGGTACGTCTCTACTTCCCGGTCTCGGAGGAGGAGGCACGCGAGCATCCGGCGCCGCTCCCTAGCCTGCACGAGGATGGCGGTGGCTCCGAAACGATTCTGGTGGTGGACGACCGCCCGGACGTGGCAGCCCTGGCCCAGGCCATCCTGGAAGAAACCGGCTATCAGGTGCTGGTCGCGCACAACGGGCAACAGGCTCTGGATATCCTCGCCCGTGAGCCTTCCATCGATCTGCTGTTCAGTGATCTGATCATGCCCGGCGGTATGAACGGCGTCATGCTGGCCAAGGAGGCGCAAAAGCGGCAACCGAACCTGCGTATCCTGCTCACCACCGGCTATGCCAACAATGCCCTGGACGTCGAAGAAGGCAATGGCGAGCGTTTTCCCATCCTCAACAAGCCCTATGGTCGCCAGGATTTGACCCGTTGGATTCGCCGCATGCTGGACGCCGAGCAGCCATGA
- a CDS encoding exopolysaccharide biosynthesis protein, which produces MSDEALEREPASCDAGQDGPVDLQSFLACLERVGNSPEQVSVQHLIDAIGSRSFGPMILLPGVLAISPLTGIPGIATAIAVFVMLVSAQLLLGRDHFWLPRWVLQRNVSRGKLRKSLRLLQKPARWVDKVVRSRLRVLTSRPAHFVTALLCILIAATMPVLDLVPFANTTAGLALTSFALSLIARDGLLFLLALGFCTGIVWFILELLVF; this is translated from the coding sequence ATGAGTGACGAAGCCCTGGAGCGCGAGCCAGCCAGCTGTGACGCCGGGCAGGATGGCCCGGTGGATCTCCAGAGCTTCCTGGCCTGTCTCGAACGGGTGGGCAACAGTCCCGAGCAGGTGTCGGTCCAGCATCTGATCGATGCCATCGGCAGTCGCTCCTTCGGCCCCATGATCCTCTTGCCAGGCGTGCTGGCGATCTCGCCGCTGACCGGCATTCCCGGCATCGCCACGGCCATCGCCGTCTTCGTGATGCTGGTGAGTGCCCAGTTGCTGCTGGGACGCGACCATTTCTGGCTGCCGCGCTGGGTCCTGCAGCGCAATGTCTCGCGCGGCAAGCTGCGCAAATCGCTGCGGCTGCTGCAGAAACCGGCGCGGTGGGTGGACAAGGTGGTCAGGTCACGCCTGCGGGTGCTCACCTCGCGACCGGCGCACTTCGTCACTGCCCTGCTCTGCATCCTCATCGCCGCGACCATGCCGGTGCTGGATCTGGTGCCCTTCGCCAACACCACGGCCGGTCTGGCCCTGACCTCCTTCGCCCTGTCGCTGATCGCCCGCGACGGACTGCTATTCCTCCTGGCGCTGGGCTTCTGCACCGGGATCGTCTGGTTCATCCTGGAGCTGTTGGTGTTTTGA
- a CDS encoding histone deacetylase, whose amino-acid sequence MSARLPLVYHEDYSPPFPASHRFPMDKFRLLHEHLSATGILGADNWQRPEPCPDALLALAHAPDYIQAFQAGELAPPLQRQLGLPWSEALVRRTVRAVGGSLLTLELALRHGLACHLAGGTHHAHHDYPAGFCIFNDLAILALSLLESGRAGRVLILDCDVHQGDGTARILAEVPDAITVSLHCATNYPARKAQSDWDIPLPRGLDDAGYLRVLDDALGYLLPLHQPDVVLYDAGVDVHRDDALGYLALTDAGLAARDGLVLRRCLAADIPVAGVIGGGYSADRTALARRHGILHHTATQVWHELGLN is encoded by the coding sequence TTGAGCGCTCGCCTGCCGCTGGTCTATCACGAGGACTACAGTCCGCCCTTCCCCGCCAGCCATCGCTTTCCGATGGATAAATTTCGCCTGCTGCACGAGCACCTGAGCGCGACCGGCATACTGGGCGCGGACAATTGGCAGCGCCCCGAGCCATGCCCAGACGCGCTGCTGGCCCTGGCACACGCGCCCGACTACATCCAGGCCTTCCAGGCCGGCGAACTGGCACCACCGCTGCAGCGCCAGCTGGGCCTGCCCTGGAGCGAAGCCCTGGTGCGCCGCACCGTCCGCGCGGTGGGCGGCTCCTTGCTCACACTGGAGCTGGCGCTGCGGCATGGCCTGGCCTGCCACCTCGCCGGCGGCACTCACCATGCCCACCATGACTATCCAGCCGGCTTCTGCATCTTCAATGACCTGGCGATCCTGGCGCTGTCACTGCTGGAAAGTGGTCGGGCCGGGCGGGTACTGATCCTGGATTGCGACGTCCACCAGGGCGATGGCACGGCGCGCATTCTCGCCGAGGTCCCTGACGCCATCACCGTCTCGCTGCACTGCGCCACCAACTATCCGGCACGCAAGGCGCAAAGCGACTGGGATATCCCGTTGCCACGCGGCCTGGACGACGCTGGCTATCTGCGGGTCCTCGACGACGCCCTGGGCTATCTGCTGCCCCTCCACCAGCCCGACGTGGTGCTCTACGACGCCGGGGTGGATGTGCATCGCGACGATGCCCTGGGGTATCTGGCGCTCACCGACGCCGGCCTCGCGGCTCGTGATGGCCTGGTCTTGCGACGCTGCCTGGCGGCGGATATACCGGTGGCAGGGGTGATCGGCGGCGGCTACTCGGCCGATCGCACCGCCCTGGCCCGCCGCCACGGGATCCTGCACCACACGGCGACCCAGGTCTGGCATGAGCTGGGCCTGAACTGA
- a CDS encoding NYN domain-containing protein, which produces MSKTAKTSESSQARLAVLIDADNAPAAIVDGLMAEIARFGVASVKRIYGDWTQPQLNSWKKVLLDHSIQPVQQFGYTKGKNATDSALIIDAMDLLYTRRFDGFCLVSSDSDFTRLAARLREEGLTVYGFGEEKTPDPFVSACDRFIYTEILRSKPREENRETTPADKPASSNRGKPKLSAILKLIEQAVEDASDEGGWANLGLVGTNLGKVRPDFDARLYGHRKFSGLVKAHGDRFEVQERDPADGSAGKAVYIRNR; this is translated from the coding sequence ATGAGCAAGACCGCCAAGACATCCGAATCCAGCCAGGCACGCCTGGCCGTGCTGATCGACGCTGACAACGCACCCGCCGCCATCGTCGACGGGCTCATGGCCGAGATCGCCCGCTTCGGCGTGGCCAGCGTCAAGCGCATCTATGGCGACTGGACCCAGCCGCAACTGAACAGCTGGAAGAAGGTGCTGCTCGACCATTCCATCCAGCCGGTGCAGCAATTCGGCTACACCAAGGGCAAGAACGCTACCGACAGCGCCCTGATCATCGACGCCATGGACTTGCTCTACACCCGGCGCTTCGATGGTTTCTGCCTGGTCTCCAGCGACAGCGACTTCACCCGCCTGGCCGCGCGACTGCGCGAGGAAGGGCTGACGGTCTATGGCTTCGGCGAGGAGAAGACGCCGGATCCCTTCGTCTCGGCGTGCGACAGATTCATCTACACCGAAATCCTCAGGTCCAAGCCACGCGAGGAAAATCGCGAGACGACGCCTGCCGACAAGCCCGCCAGCAGCAACCGCGGCAAGCCCAAGTTGAGCGCCATCCTCAAGCTCATCGAACAGGCGGTGGAAGATGCCTCCGACGAAGGCGGCTGGGCGAATTTGGGGCTGGTCGGTACCAACCTGGGCAAGGTGCGTCCGGACTTCGATGCCCGCCTCTATGGGCATCGCAAGTTCAGCGGCCTGGTAAAGGCCCATGGCGATCGATTCGAGGTTCAGGAACGGGATCCCGCCGATGGCAGCGCCGGCAAGGCCGTCTACATCCGCAACCGCTGA
- a CDS encoding zinc-dependent alcohol dehydrogenase has product MRALTYHGAHDVRVDTVPDPTIQDADDIVLRVTATAICGSDLHLYRGKIPTVEHGDIFGHEFMGVVEETGPAVTAVQKGDRVVIPFVIACGSCFFCNQDLYAACETTNTGRGAILNKKQIPPGAALFGFSHLYGGVPGGQAEYVRVPKANTGPFKVPGTLADEKVLFLSDILPTAWQAVLNTGIGQGSSIAIYGAGPVGLLSAACARMLGADRIFMVDHHPYRLAYAQQTYGVIPINFDEDDDPAATIIEQTPGKRGVDGVVDAVGFEAKGSTTETILANLKLEGSSGKALRQCIAAVRRGGTVSVPGVYAGFIHGFLFGDAFDKGLTFKMGQTHVQRYLPELLEHIERGDLAPEAIITHRMSLEQAVEGYKIFDKKQEDCRKVILTPGRTEPLVPERLEEPLAAPLGQAGVV; this is encoded by the coding sequence ATGCGAGCCTTGACCTACCACGGTGCCCACGATGTCCGTGTCGATACCGTACCTGATCCGACCATCCAGGATGCCGACGACATCGTCCTGCGGGTAACCGCCACGGCCATCTGCGGCTCGGACCTGCACCTGTATCGCGGCAAGATTCCCACGGTCGAGCATGGCGATATCTTCGGCCACGAGTTCATGGGCGTCGTCGAGGAAACCGGGCCGGCCGTCACCGCGGTCCAGAAGGGCGACCGGGTGGTGATTCCCTTCGTCATCGCCTGCGGCAGCTGCTTCTTCTGCAACCAGGATCTCTACGCGGCCTGCGAGACCACCAATACCGGACGCGGCGCCATTCTCAACAAGAAGCAGATCCCGCCGGGCGCGGCGCTGTTCGGCTTCAGCCATCTCTACGGTGGCGTACCGGGTGGCCAGGCCGAATACGTGCGCGTACCCAAGGCCAATACCGGCCCCTTCAAGGTGCCCGGCACCCTCGCTGACGAAAAGGTGCTGTTCCTTTCCGATATCCTGCCCACCGCCTGGCAGGCCGTGCTCAACACCGGCATTGGCCAGGGTTCGAGCATCGCCATCTATGGCGCCGGACCGGTCGGCCTGCTGTCGGCCGCCTGCGCGCGGATGCTGGGTGCCGACCGTATCTTCATGGTCGACCACCACCCCTACCGCCTGGCCTATGCCCAGCAGACCTATGGCGTGATCCCGATCAATTTCGACGAGGACGACGATCCGGCGGCCACCATCATCGAGCAGACCCCCGGCAAGCGGGGCGTGGACGGAGTCGTGGATGCCGTGGGCTTCGAGGCCAAGGGCAGCACCACCGAGACCATTCTCGCCAACCTCAAGCTGGAAGGCAGCAGTGGTAAGGCCCTGCGCCAGTGCATCGCGGCCGTACGACGCGGTGGCACCGTAAGTGTCCCCGGGGTCTATGCCGGCTTCATCCATGGCTTTCTGTTCGGCGACGCCTTCGACAAGGGCCTGACCTTCAAGATGGGTCAGACCCACGTCCAGCGCTATCTGCCGGAATTGCTGGAACATATCGAGCGCGGCGATCTCGCCCCCGAGGCGATCATCACCCACCGGATGTCCCTGGAGCAGGCGGTCGAAGGCTACAAGATCTTCGACAAGAAGCAGGAAGACTGTCGCAAGGTGATCCTCACGCCCGGCCGGACCGAGCCACTGGTGCCCGAGCGCCTGGAGGAGCCCTTGGCAGCGCCACTGGGCCAAGCCGGCGTGGTCTAA
- a CDS encoding TIGR03862 family flavoprotein, with protein sequence MPLSPSTPAVAVIGGGPAGLMAAETLAAAGMPVDLFDAMPSVGRKFLLAGVGGMNITHAEEQAAFRQRYRERKSQVGVWLDTFDSDALRAWIHELGIETFVGTSGRVFPADMKAAPLLRAWLHRLRDQGVRIHTRSRWLGWDTEGRLRLATPEGERLLQPQACVLALGGGSWPRLGSDGAWQTLLASRGIELRLLEPANCGFEVKGWSDFLKTRHAGAPIKPAALALPGQPARQGEFVLTDAGIEGSLVYALAAEIRTAIDRDGQATLSLDLAPQRNLAELDRALCRPRGSQSLANHLRRHAGIDGARAALLRELAPAEAFQDMTRLAQACKAVPLTVVRPRPLAEAISSAGGVPLEALDDGLMLRQLPGVFCAGEMLDWEAPTGGYLLTACFASGRAAGQGVLRWLAGR encoded by the coding sequence ATGCCGCTCTCCCCTTCCACCCCTGCCGTCGCTGTCATCGGGGGTGGCCCCGCCGGTCTGATGGCGGCCGAGACCCTGGCCGCAGCCGGCATGCCTGTCGACCTCTTCGATGCCATGCCCTCCGTCGGCCGCAAGTTCCTGCTGGCAGGCGTGGGCGGTATGAACATCACCCATGCTGAAGAGCAGGCAGCGTTCCGTCAGCGATACCGTGAGCGCAAAAGCCAGGTAGGCGTCTGGCTCGATACCTTCGACAGCGACGCCTTGCGCGCCTGGATCCATGAGCTGGGCATCGAGACCTTCGTCGGCACCTCGGGGCGGGTGTTTCCCGCCGACATGAAGGCCGCGCCCCTGCTGCGCGCCTGGCTACATCGCCTGCGTGACCAAGGGGTGCGGATCCATACCCGCAGCCGTTGGCTCGGCTGGGACACCGAAGGCCGGCTACGCCTCGCCACTCCAGAAGGTGAACGGCTGTTGCAACCACAAGCCTGCGTCTTGGCGCTGGGCGGCGGCAGTTGGCCACGCCTGGGCTCGGATGGCGCCTGGCAAACCCTGCTGGCCTCGCGCGGCATCGAATTGCGCCTACTGGAACCGGCCAACTGCGGTTTCGAGGTAAAGGGCTGGAGCGATTTTCTCAAGACCCGCCATGCCGGCGCGCCGATCAAGCCCGCCGCCCTGGCCTTGCCCGGCCAGCCAGCGCGCCAGGGCGAATTCGTCCTGACCGATGCCGGGATCGAAGGCAGCCTGGTCTACGCGCTAGCTGCCGAGATCCGTACGGCCATCGACCGCGACGGCCAGGCGACCCTGAGCCTGGATCTGGCACCCCAGCGCAACCTGGCCGAACTGGACCGGGCCCTTTGCAGACCCCGTGGCAGCCAGTCCCTTGCCAACCATCTGCGGCGCCATGCCGGAATCGACGGCGCCCGAGCCGCCCTGCTTCGCGAGCTGGCTCCGGCCGAGGCCTTCCAGGACATGACCCGGCTGGCCCAGGCCTGCAAGGCCGTGCCCCTCACCGTGGTCCGACCGCGCCCCCTGGCGGAAGCCATCAGCAGCGCTGGCGGCGTGCCCCTGGAGGCGCTGGACGACGGCCTGATGCTACGGCAATTGCCGGGGGTCTTCTGTGCCGGCGAGATGCTTGATTGGGAAGCTCCCACGGGCGGCTATCTGCTCACCGCCTGCTTCGCCAGTGGTCGGGCAGCGGGCCAGGGCGTGTTGCGCTGGCTGGCCGGCCGCTAG
- a CDS encoding DEAD/DEAH box helicase, which translates to MTFADLGLIDPLLQALAALEHSSPTPIQRQAIPAVLAGRDLLAAAQTGTGKTGAFGLPLLQRLVQEGPAVTPNHIRALILTPTRELAEQVHASLHDYARHLPLRTAVAYGGVSINPQMMKLRKGVDVLVATPGRLLDLFSQNAVRFDQVQLLVLDEADRMLDLGFSRQLGELFVMLPRKRQTLLFSATFSDAVRQLAAPVLRDPQTIDVSPRNTAAVTVKQWVVPVDKKRKTELFLHLYRSGPRQQVLVFAKTRKGVEQLVEVLQAEGLAAESIHGDKPQPARLRALARFKAGEADILVATDVAARGLDIQDLPLVVNLDLPIVAEDYVHRIGRTGRAGNQGQAVSLVCADEVDQLAAIETLIGQVLPRRDEPDFIPDHRVPETRPNGLVVKKPKKPKKPKVGAPVSDKPLGRWVEDGKPKVKSVRKSPGFGKARKKP; encoded by the coding sequence ATGACCTTTGCCGACCTCGGCCTCATCGATCCGCTGCTGCAGGCGCTCGCCGCCCTGGAGCACAGCTCCCCCACTCCCATCCAGCGCCAGGCCATCCCGGCGGTGCTGGCCGGACGCGATCTGCTGGCCGCGGCCCAGACCGGTACCGGCAAGACCGGCGCCTTCGGGCTGCCGCTCTTGCAGCGACTGGTGCAGGAAGGTCCGGCGGTGACGCCCAACCATATCCGTGCGCTGATCCTCACACCTACCCGCGAACTGGCCGAGCAGGTCCATGCCAGCCTGCATGACTATGCCCGGCACCTGCCGCTGCGCACCGCGGTGGCCTATGGTGGCGTGAGCATCAATCCGCAGATGATGAAACTGCGCAAGGGTGTCGATGTACTGGTGGCGACCCCGGGTCGCCTGCTCGACCTGTTCAGCCAGAACGCCGTGCGCTTCGATCAGGTGCAGCTGCTGGTGCTGGATGAAGCCGATCGCATGCTCGACCTCGGCTTTTCCCGCCAACTGGGCGAGCTGTTCGTCATGCTGCCGCGCAAGCGCCAGACCCTGCTGTTCTCGGCGACCTTCTCCGACGCCGTGCGCCAATTGGCCGCTCCGGTACTGCGCGATCCCCAGACCATCGACGTCAGCCCGCGCAACACGGCTGCCGTGACCGTCAAGCAGTGGGTCGTGCCGGTGGACAAGAAGCGCAAGACCGAACTCTTCCTGCACCTCTATCGCAGCGGTCCTCGCCAGCAGGTGCTGGTGTTCGCCAAGACGCGCAAGGGCGTGGAACAACTGGTGGAGGTGCTGCAGGCCGAAGGCCTGGCGGCGGAGTCCATCCATGGTGACAAGCCCCAGCCGGCGCGGCTGCGCGCCCTCGCCCGCTTCAAGGCTGGCGAGGCGGATATCCTGGTCGCCACCGACGTGGCCGCCCGCGGCCTGGACATCCAGGACCTACCCCTGGTGGTCAACCTGGACCTGCCCATCGTCGCCGAGGATTACGTGCATCGCATTGGCCGGACCGGCCGCGCGGGCAACCAGGGCCAGGCGGTTTCGCTGGTCTGCGCCGATGAAGTGGACCAACTGGCGGCCATCGAGACCCTCATCGGCCAGGTCCTGCCGCGCCGCGACGAACCGGACTTCATCCCCGATCACCGTGTTCCGGAAACCCGGCCCAACGGGCTGGTGGTGAAAAAGCCCAAGAAGCCGAAAAAGCCCAAGGTCGGCGCACCGGTGTCCGACAAGCCGCTGGGGCGCTGGGTGGAAGATGGCAAGCCCAAGGTCAAGTCGGTGCGTAAGTCACCCGGCTTCGGCAAGGCGCGCAAGAAGCCCTGA
- the cysS gene encoding cysteine--tRNA ligase — translation MALHLYNTLTKTKEAFTPLVPGQVRMYVCGMTVYDYCHLGHGRSMVAFDVITRWLRHSGYDLTYVRNITDIDDKIINRANANGEPFTDLVARMIEAMHEDEARLNIKKPDQEPRATDHIDGMHAMIQTLIDKGYAYAPGNGDVYYRVNRFAGYGKLSRRRVEDLRIGARIEPGEAKEDPLDFVLWKAAKPGEPSWPSPWGAGRPGWHIECSVMSTCCLGDTFDIHGGGNDLEFPHHENEIAQSEAATGKPYANAWLHCGMITINGEKMSKSLGNFFTLREVLEKYHPEVVRYLLIASHYRSPINYSEDNLREAKGALERFYHSLKGLPQAPAQGGESYAERFAQCMDDDFNTAGACGVLFELAREINRLRESDPAAAAGLAGRLRELADVLGVLQLEPEAFLRADAAGRVDAAEVEALIQARLSARAEKNWAESDRIRDQLTALGVVLEDGKGGTTWRLAE, via the coding sequence ATGGCGCTGCACCTCTACAACACCCTGACCAAGACCAAGGAAGCCTTCACGCCGTTGGTGCCGGGGCAAGTGCGCATGTACGTCTGCGGCATGACCGTCTACGACTACTGCCACCTGGGTCATGGTCGCAGCATGGTGGCCTTCGACGTCATCACCCGCTGGCTGCGCCATAGCGGCTACGACCTGACCTACGTGCGCAACATCACCGACATCGACGACAAGATCATCAACCGCGCCAACGCCAACGGTGAGCCCTTCACCGACCTGGTGGCGCGGATGATCGAGGCGATGCACGAGGACGAGGCACGGCTGAATATCAAGAAGCCGGACCAGGAGCCGCGCGCCACCGATCACATCGATGGCATGCACGCCATGATCCAGACCCTGATCGACAAGGGCTACGCCTATGCCCCGGGCAATGGCGACGTCTACTACCGGGTCAACCGCTTCGCCGGCTACGGCAAGCTGTCGCGGCGGCGCGTCGAGGACCTGCGCATCGGCGCCCGCATCGAGCCGGGCGAGGCCAAGGAAGATCCCCTGGACTTCGTCCTGTGGAAGGCTGCCAAGCCGGGTGAGCCGAGCTGGCCGTCGCCCTGGGGCGCCGGGCGTCCGGGCTGGCACATCGAGTGCTCGGTGATGTCCACCTGCTGCCTGGGCGACACCTTCGACATCCACGGTGGCGGCAACGACCTGGAATTCCCGCACCACGAGAACGAGATCGCCCAGAGCGAGGCGGCCACTGGCAAGCCCTACGCCAACGCCTGGCTGCACTGCGGGATGATCACCATCAATGGCGAGAAGATGTCCAAGTCCCTGGGCAACTTCTTCACCCTGCGCGAGGTGCTGGAGAAGTATCACCCGGAAGTGGTGCGCTACCTGCTGATCGCCAGCCACTACCGCAGCCCGATCAACTACTCGGAAGACAACCTGCGCGAAGCCAAGGGCGCCCTGGAGCGCTTCTACCACTCGCTCAAGGGTTTGCCCCAGGCTCCGGCGCAAGGCGGCGAAAGCTACGCCGAGCGCTTCGCCCAGTGCATGGACGACGACTTCAACACCGCCGGTGCCTGCGGCGTGCTGTTCGAACTGGCGCGTGAGATCAATCGCCTGCGCGAGAGCGATCCCGCCGCCGCGGCCGGTCTGGCCGGGCGTCTGCGCGAGCTGGCTGATGTGCTGGGTGTGCTGCAGCTGGAGCCGGAAGCCTTCCTGCGCGCCGATGCGGCGGGCCGGGTGGATGCGGCCGAGGTCGAGGCACTGATCCAGGCGCGCCTGAGCGCGCGTGCCGAAAAGAACTGGGCGGAATCCGACCGCATTCGCGACCAGCTCACCGCCCTGGGCGTGGTGCTGGAAGACGGCAAGGGCGGCACCACCTGGCGCCTGGCGGAGTAG